The Methylobacterium durans nucleotide sequence TCAGACGCCTTCGGCTTCTCCGTGACTGCCTTCACCTTCTCGGGCTTGGGCAGAGCCGCATAACGTACCTTGGGCCGGACCAGCGCCTGTGCATCTTTCAGCTGTCGCCGGCGAGCGGATTGGCGCCACTCGCGCCGGCCGTAGCCGTACCCTGCTGCGACCTCGGCTCCGTAGGTGCCCCCGTAGAATGGTGGCTGGGCGGTAGGCGCGGGCTGCGGAGCTTGCGCCGGCTGCGGTGAGAACAGCTGCTGGAAGAGACCACCCAGGCCACCTTCGTCAGCAGCCTGCACGTGCGCCGCGGTTCCGAGCACCAGGCAGGTGGAGGTGAGGGCGAGCAAGCCGCGACGGACAAGGCTGGTCTGGTTCAGCATCGGCGCCCCCGCTCAGCCCTGCACCGCTGGGGGCTGTAGGGGTCTTAACGGATGCGCTTCCGCACAGTTCCGGCACTTTCCCGACGTGCCTAACGCACCATCGCCGACACTCTCTGGCTGACCCAGCGTGTCGTCACAGACGAGCGAGGCTGACCTTCGCGACACCGGAAACGCCGATGGCGCGAGCTGAGGCGTTCGACAGGTCGATCACGCGACCGCCGACGAACGGGCCGCGATCGTTGATGCGTACCACGACAGAGCGGCCGTTGCTCTTGTTGGTCACTCGCACCTGCGTGCCGAACGGCAGCGAGCGGTGAGCTGCAGTCAGCGCGTGCGTGTTGAAGCGCTCGCCGTTGGCCGTGCGCCGGCCGTGGAAGCCAGGGCCGTACCAGGAGGCCACACCGGACTGCGCCGGCGCGGACGGCGCAGCTTCGGCATGGGCACCGGTCGAGCAAGTAATCGCAACGATCGCGAGGAGCATCAGGCGAGCGTTCGAGATCATTCTTTGCATTCCCGTTTGTTGTGTGAACGGGCCGGCAAAATGTAGCTGAATGTGACGAGAGTATGTTTGGCAGGATATTGGCAGATCAGCCCATCAAGTGCCACGATAATGCCGATTTCTGTTTGGTGCGTTCTCACAGGCCGGGCGGACTAGGCCAGCTGGCTGAATGTTCTCTGAACCAGCGCGCGCCTACAGCTAAGCCCAATCGGGCTGACACAGCCCAGCCCGCTCCTCGGCCTTACAGGTGCACACATGATCCTGACGCGCTCGACCCTGATCCGTACCCTTGCCGTCGCGGCACTCGGGACCGTGCTCGTCAGCCAGGTTGCACGCGCAGGAACGGCCGAGACCGCTGCGCAGGCGGGCGCAGAGTGCCTGCAGGGCTGCACCGCCCGTGGGCTGGCCGACAACTGCTACTACGTCGATCAGGCCCAGACCGGCCGCTCGGGCAAGATCGTGATCCGCCGCGTGCAGGAGTGCGACTGAGCCCTCTCGCCAGACCGTCCTCTTACATCGGTAAGTGAGATCCCATGCAGGCCTCCCCGCTCTTGGTCGATCCGCATCTCGGGGCCATTCACACGAGCGGCTCGCCCGTGAGTCTCTGGCCCGTGCTGCTCTCAGGCTGCCTCGGCCTTGCTGCTGTAGGCGTGCTGGCGGCAGCGGTCCCGAGGCTAATGAACCATCCACCGCAGCAGCCGGTGCGGCCCAGCTCCGTCCTCCGGATGCCGCTGCCGGCGCAGACGCCAGGCGTGGCGCCGAGCCTCACCGCAGAGGCGCAACTGCAGGCATCACCCCGTCTTCAGACAGCGACCGAGCAGGTTCGACCGCAAGTGGCCGTCCAGGCTCTACCGGCCAGCGCAGCAGCTGTGACTGGGACGGCTCAGTCGGCTCGCCTTGTCGGCCTGAACACGGCGACGCTCCTCGAGCTCAGGCGATTGCCGCACATCGGCAAGAGCCAAGCGCGTGCGATCATCAGCGGCCGGCCCTACAGCCGCGTCGCCGAGCTTGCTGAGCGCAAGCTCGTCTCGGCTCGCGTCTACAAGGCCATCAGCGCCCGCGTCGACCTGCACTGAGCCTGGTCTCGGCTCCTGTGCCGGCCGCAGCTAGGCCACTTGGTCTAGTGAGAGACCCGGCCATCTGTCCGACTACACCCGCCCGCCCAGACGTGGTGTTTACGTCTCGCTAACGAACGAGACCGGGCGACGTACCCGGGCAGAGGGAGAGGCGGGCGATGAACAAGATCTGGATTGGCTGCGCTGGCACGGCTGCGGTTCTGGCCGCCCTTCTCGTCGCACCGGGCCAGGCTGCGCCGCAGGCCCCAGTCGCGGCTCCGATCCGCGCCGAGCTCGCCCGCGCGGTCAAGCCCACCCAGGTTGCGGTGCAGGAGGTCGTGCAGCCCGCGACGGTGCAGCTCCCCTCCCGCGAGACGTCGGCTCGCCCGGTGCGGGTCGTGTACCCGTCGCCCTACGCCACCCAGCGCTGAGGTCGGACGATGCCCGTCTTCACGTCTGCAGCGCTGGACAGCGAACTGGGCGGGATCGCGCTGATGCGCGCCGTTCTACAAGGTCCGGAGCAGGCTGAACCCACCCGGACCAAGCCCGCCCCGAGCTGGGGCAGCCCAGCAGCGGACCTGAAGCCGAGCCGGCCTGCGCGGCGGAGGGGCGCGTCTCGCTCCGGCAACCGTGAGGCCGCCACCCGTCCGGTGTGCTTCGCCTGATTGGCCCCCTCTCAGCGCCACAAGGAGCAGATCAGCATGCCGCGCTACTTCTTCGACATCCACGGTGACGTTGCGGCAGTGAGCGACACTGAGGGCGCGGTGTTCGCAAACCGCGACGAGGCCGGCAAGCACGCGGCGCAGATTCTGGCAGAAATCGCGCTCAACAACCCACCGGAGAACGGCTGCTGCCATCTGCTGGCGCTGGTCCGGGATGAGGCGGAGCGGGTGGTGTTCACCACAACACTCAACGTCGTCGGCAAACCGGTCGATGCTCCCATTCTGCTGCCGGGCTGCCGCGTTGGCGCAGTGAGAACCCACAGCCCAGCTGTGTAGCGCCTGCGGTTACGGCTTTTTAGCCCCCTCCAAGTTCACCCTGCCTGATAGTTCCACGCCACTGTAGACACGTAGCCGCTGGTCAGATGTTAACCATCCTGCCCCCACGATAGCGGCTCTTCAGCAGACGAGGCGTTCTGGCGTGAGCGCAGCCGCGCATGGCCCGCACGACGCGCCTGCCGCATGTGAGTTGTGTCAACGGTGGCCAGCAACCTTCAGCAGACAGCCGCGCCCGCACTGAACCCTGCTGGCGCTTCCGCAACATGTGGCAGGATCAGCCAGGCAGCCTCTGTCGGATGTCGCTCCAGACCGAAGCTGCCCCATGTGCCGGCACGCTCCCGGCTCTTGCCTCACAGGCGGCGGCTGATTGCTCTCCTTGTCAACGGGCGCCGAAGTCTCCGCGCTTCTGGGCTTTCAAAATTCCCTGGCCGCGGGGTCTGTGGTCGGTGATCAGCCGGCTGCGTGAGCGGATAGCGCCTTCCGGGGTGGACGGCCGCGGCGCTTGGGAGCGGGCGGCGGGATGATGACGGCCTTGGAGCGCACGTGCTCGGGCACAAGATCGGCGTGCTGGCGCAGGCGATAGCTCGCTCCCTCAATCTGGATGACTACGGCATGGTGCAGCAGGCGGTCGAGCAGCGCCGTGGCCACGACCGGATCGCCGAACACCTCGCCCCATTCGGCAAAGCCGCGGTTCGAGGTCAGGATCATCGCACCCCGCTCATAGCGCGCATTGACGAGCTGGAAGAACAGGTTGCCTCCACCCGGGATGACAGGAAGGTATCCGATCTCGTCCACCACCAGCAGCGCGGCGCGGCGGAGATAGCGGATGCGATCGCGCAGGGAGCCGTCCCGCTCTGCCTTGGCCAGCGAGGCGATCAGATCGGCCAGCGTCGA carries:
- a CDS encoding septal ring lytic transglycosylase RlpA family protein; this translates as MISNARLMLLAIVAITCSTGAHAEAAPSAPAQSGVASWYGPGFHGRRTANGERFNTHALTAAHRSLPFGTQVRVTNKSNGRSVVVRINDRGPFVGGRVIDLSNASARAIGVSGVAKVSLARL
- a CDS encoding ComEA family DNA-binding protein — translated: MQASPLLVDPHLGAIHTSGSPVSLWPVLLSGCLGLAAVGVLAAAVPRLMNHPPQQPVRPSSVLRMPLPAQTPGVAPSLTAEAQLQASPRLQTATEQVRPQVAVQALPASAAAVTGTAQSARLVGLNTATLLELRRLPHIGKSQARAIISGRPYSRVAELAERKLVSARVYKAISARVDLH
- a CDS encoding DUF6894 family protein, with amino-acid sequence MPRYFFDIHGDVAAVSDTEGAVFANRDEAGKHAAQILAEIALNNPPENGCCHLLALVRDEAERVVFTTTLNVVGKPVDAPILLPGCRVGAVRTHSPAV
- the istB gene encoding IS21-like element helper ATPase IstB, with translation MTRAAVSCAVTTLDSIKRSLVGLRMPRALEVLDATIRRIEQGEIDGISALDEILTEELTLRENRRVKTALLVARLTTIKTLAGFDFAFQPSLDRERILALAELTFIDRAEVVHLLGPPGTGKSHLATALAVEAVKAGRSVVFSTLADLIASLAKAERDGSLRDRIRYLRRAALLVVDEIGYLPVIPGGGNLFFQLVNARYERGAMILTSNRGFAEWGEVFGDPVVATALLDRLLHHAVVIQIEGASYRLRQHADLVPEHVRSKAVIIPPPAPKRRGRPPRKALSAHAAG